The following coding sequences lie in one Anguilla rostrata isolate EN2019 chromosome 8, ASM1855537v3, whole genome shotgun sequence genomic window:
- the nfyc gene encoding nuclear transcription factor Y subunit gamma isoform X5 codes for MSADSSFGGSSDAQQSLQSFWPRVMEEIRNLTMKDFRVQELPLARIKKIMKLDEDVKMISAEAPVLFAKAAQIFITELTLRAWIHTEDNKRRTLQRNDIAMAITKFDQFDFLIDIVPRDELKPPKRQEEVRQSVAPAEPVQYYFTLAQQPGAVQVQSQQQGQQASAPTATLQPGQIIITQPQQGQSAPVTMQVGEGQQVQIVQAAAQGQAQTAQPAGQTMQVMQQIITNTGEIQQIPVQLNTGQLQYIRLAQPVSGTQVVQGQIQTLATNAQQITQTEVQQGQQQFNQFTDGQQLYQIQQVTMPAGQELAQPMFIQSTSQTADGQVTTQVSAD; via the exons ATGTCGGCAGACAGCTCGTTTGGAGGGAGCAGCGATGCCCAGCAGAGCCTGCAGTCCTTCTGGCCACGCGTGATGGAGGAGATCCGCAACCTCACCATG AAGGATTTTCGTGTGCAGGAGCTGCCACTCGCCCGCATCAAGAAGATCATGAAGCTGGACGAGGATGTGAAG ATGATCAGCGCTGAGGCGCCGGTCCTGTTCGCCAAGGCGGCCCAGATCTTCATCACAGAGCTCACCCTGCGGGCCTGGATCCACACCGAGGACAACAAGCGGCGCACGCTGCAG aGGAACGACATCGCCATGGCGATCACAAAGTTTGATCAGTTCGACTTCCTGATTGACATCGTCCCCCGGGACGAGCTGAAGCCCCCCAAGAGGCAG gaggaggtgcgTCAGTCCGTAGCCCCAGCAGAGCCGGTGCAGTACTACTTCACTCTGGCGCAGCAGCCCGGGGCCGTGCAGGTCCAGAgccaacagcagggccagcaggcctccgcccccaccgccacccTGCAGCCCGGCCAGATCATCATCACCCAGCCACAGCAGGGACAG agCGCTCCCGTGACCATGCAGGTGGGAGAAGGGCAGCAGGTGCAGATCGTGCAGGCGGCTGCGCAGGGCCAGGCTCAGACTGCGCAGCCGGCAGGGCAGACCATGCAGGTCATGCAGCAGATCATCACAAACACAGGAGAGATCCAGCAGATTCCT GTGCAGCTTAACACAGGCCAGCTACAGTACATCCGTCTGGCCCAGCCCGTCTCTGGCACACAGGTTGTTCAAGGACAGATCCAGACCCTCGCCACCAACGCGCAGCAG ATTACGCAGACCGAGGTACAACAAGGACAACAGCAGTTCAATCAGTTCACTGACGGGCAG cAGTTGTATCAGATCCAGCAGGTGACGATGCCAGCGGGTCAGGAGCTGGCCCAGCCCATGTTTATCCAGTCCACCAGCCAGACGGCCGACGGCCAGGTGACCACACAGGTCAGCGCGGACTGA
- the nfyc gene encoding nuclear transcription factor Y subunit gamma isoform X2, which produces MSADSSFGGSSDAQQSLQSFWPRVMEEIRNLTMDFRVQELPLARIKKIMKLDEDVKMISAEAPVLFAKAAQIFITELTLRAWIHTEDNKRRTLQRNDIAMAITKFDQFDFLIDIVPRDELKPPKRQEEVRQSVAPAEPVQYYFTLAQQPGAVQVQSQQQGQQASAPTATLQPGQIIITQPQQGQVPLPVCIHTHTHALTHTHIHTHTRTHTHVHAHTHTHTHTHTAPCSPARSSSPSHSRDRYHCPHAHTHTHTHTHTHTHTHRTLQPGQIIITQPQQGQVPLPACTHTHTHTHKHTHTPPPCSPARSSSPSHSRDRYHCPHAHTHHTHTHTHTPPPCSPARSSSPSHSRDRYHCPHAHTHTHTHRHPAARPDHHHPATAGTGTTARMHTHTHTHTHALTHTHTHTHNIYTHAHAHAHAHAHAHAHAHAHTPAPCSPARSSSPSHSRDRYHCPHAHTHTHTHKHTHTHRHPAARPDHHHPATAGTGTTARMHTHTHTHTHTHTHTPHTHTHRHPAARPDHHPATAGTGTTARMHTHTHTHIHTHTHTRTHTATLQPGQIIITQPQQGQVLQGATMQQLQQVQVAQSQATPITSAPVTMQVGEGQQVQIVQAAAQGQAQTAQPAGQTMQVMQQIITNTGEIQQIPVQLNTGQLQYIRLAQPVSGTQVVQGQIQTLATNAQQITQTEVQQGQQQFNQFTDGQQLYQIQQVTMPAGQELAQPMFIQSTSQTADGQVTTQVSAD; this is translated from the exons ATGTCGGCAGACAGCTCGTTTGGAGGGAGCAGCGATGCCCAGCAGAGCCTGCAGTCCTTCTGGCCACGCGTGATGGAGGAGATCCGCAACCTCACCATG GATTTTCGTGTGCAGGAGCTGCCACTCGCCCGCATCAAGAAGATCATGAAGCTGGACGAGGATGTGAAG ATGATCAGCGCTGAGGCGCCGGTCCTGTTCGCCAAGGCGGCCCAGATCTTCATCACAGAGCTCACCCTGCGGGCCTGGATCCACACCGAGGACAACAAGCGGCGCACGCTGCAG aGGAACGACATCGCCATGGCGATCACAAAGTTTGATCAGTTCGACTTCCTGATTGACATCGTCCCCCGGGACGAGCTGAAGCCCCCCAAGAGGCAG gaggaggtgcgTCAGTCCGTAGCCCCAGCAGAGCCGGTGCAGTACTACTTCACTCTGGCGCAGCAGCCCGGGGCCGTGCAGGTCCAGAgccaacagcagggccagcaggcctccgcccccaccgccacccTGCAGCCCGGCCAGATCATCATCACCCAGCCACAGCAGGGACAG GTACCACTGCccgtatgcatacacacacacacacacgcactcacacacacacatatacacacacacacacgcacgcacacacacgtgcacgcacacacacacacacacacacacacacacacggcacccTGCAGCCCGGCCAGATCATCATCACCCAGCCACAGCAGGGACAGGTACCACTGcccgcatgcgcacacacacacacacacacacacgcacacacacacacacacacaccgcaccctGCAGCCCGGCCAGATCATCATCACCCAGCCACAGCAGGGACAGGTACCACtgcccgcatgcacacacacacacacacacacacacaaacacacacacacaccgccacccTGCAGCCCGGCCAGATCATCATCACCCAGCCACAGCAGGGACAGGTACCACtgcccgcatgcacacacacaccacacacacacacacacacacacaccgccacccTGCAGCCCGGCCAGATCATCATCACCCAGCCACAGCAGGGACAGGTACCACtgcccgcatgcacacacacacacacacacacaccgccacccTGCAGCCCGGCCAGATCATCATCACCCAGCCACAGCAGGGACAGGTACCACTGCccgtatgcatacacacacacacacacacacacacgcactcacacacacacacacacacacacataatatatacacacacgcacacgcacacgcacacgcacacgcacacgcacacgcacacgcacacgcacacacaccagcaccctgCAGCCCGGCCAGATCATCATCACCCAGCCACAGCAGGGACAGGTACCACTGcccgcatgcgcacacacacacacacacacacaaacacacacacacacaccgccacccTGCAGCCCGGCCAGATCATCATCACCCAGCCACAGCAGGGACAGGTACCACtgcccgcatgcacacacacacacacacacacacacacacacacacacacacaccacacacacacacacaccgccacccTGCAGCCCGGCCAGATCATCACCCAGCCACAGCAGGGACAGGTACCACtgcccgcatgcacacacacacacacacacacatacacacgcacactcacacgcgcacacacaccgccaccTTGCAGCCCGGCCAGATCATCATCACCCAGCCACAGCAGGGACAG GTACTGCAGGGAGCCACTatgcagcagctacagcaggtGCAGGTGGCTCAGtcacaggccacgcccatcacG agCGCTCCCGTGACCATGCAGGTGGGAGAAGGGCAGCAGGTGCAGATCGTGCAGGCGGCTGCGCAGGGCCAGGCTCAGACTGCGCAGCCGGCAGGGCAGACCATGCAGGTCATGCAGCAGATCATCACAAACACAGGAGAGATCCAGCAGATTCCT GTGCAGCTTAACACAGGCCAGCTACAGTACATCCGTCTGGCCCAGCCCGTCTCTGGCACACAGGTTGTTCAAGGACAGATCCAGACCCTCGCCACCAACGCGCAGCAG ATTACGCAGACCGAGGTACAACAAGGACAACAGCAGTTCAATCAGTTCACTGACGGGCAG cAGTTGTATCAGATCCAGCAGGTGACGATGCCAGCGGGTCAGGAGCTGGCCCAGCCCATGTTTATCCAGTCCACCAGCCAGACGGCCGACGGCCAGGTGACCACACAGGTCAGCGCGGACTGA
- the nfyc gene encoding nuclear transcription factor Y subunit gamma isoform X6, whose amino-acid sequence MSADSSFGGSSDAQQSLQSFWPRVMEEIRNLTMDFRVQELPLARIKKIMKLDEDVKMISAEAPVLFAKAAQIFITELTLRAWIHTEDNKRRTLQRNDIAMAITKFDQFDFLIDIVPRDELKPPKRQEEVRQSVAPAEPVQYYFTLAQQPGAVQVQSQQQGQQASAPTATLQPGQIIITQPQQGQSAPVTMQVGEGQQVQIVQAAAQGQAQTAQPAGQTMQVMQQIITNTGEIQQIPVQLNTGQLQYIRLAQPVSGTQVVQGQIQTLATNAQQITQTEVQQGQQQFNQFTDGQQLYQIQQVTMPAGQELAQPMFIQSTSQTADGQVTTQVSAD is encoded by the exons ATGTCGGCAGACAGCTCGTTTGGAGGGAGCAGCGATGCCCAGCAGAGCCTGCAGTCCTTCTGGCCACGCGTGATGGAGGAGATCCGCAACCTCACCATG GATTTTCGTGTGCAGGAGCTGCCACTCGCCCGCATCAAGAAGATCATGAAGCTGGACGAGGATGTGAAG ATGATCAGCGCTGAGGCGCCGGTCCTGTTCGCCAAGGCGGCCCAGATCTTCATCACAGAGCTCACCCTGCGGGCCTGGATCCACACCGAGGACAACAAGCGGCGCACGCTGCAG aGGAACGACATCGCCATGGCGATCACAAAGTTTGATCAGTTCGACTTCCTGATTGACATCGTCCCCCGGGACGAGCTGAAGCCCCCCAAGAGGCAG gaggaggtgcgTCAGTCCGTAGCCCCAGCAGAGCCGGTGCAGTACTACTTCACTCTGGCGCAGCAGCCCGGGGCCGTGCAGGTCCAGAgccaacagcagggccagcaggcctccgcccccaccgccacccTGCAGCCCGGCCAGATCATCATCACCCAGCCACAGCAGGGACAG agCGCTCCCGTGACCATGCAGGTGGGAGAAGGGCAGCAGGTGCAGATCGTGCAGGCGGCTGCGCAGGGCCAGGCTCAGACTGCGCAGCCGGCAGGGCAGACCATGCAGGTCATGCAGCAGATCATCACAAACACAGGAGAGATCCAGCAGATTCCT GTGCAGCTTAACACAGGCCAGCTACAGTACATCCGTCTGGCCCAGCCCGTCTCTGGCACACAGGTTGTTCAAGGACAGATCCAGACCCTCGCCACCAACGCGCAGCAG ATTACGCAGACCGAGGTACAACAAGGACAACAGCAGTTCAATCAGTTCACTGACGGGCAG cAGTTGTATCAGATCCAGCAGGTGACGATGCCAGCGGGTCAGGAGCTGGCCCAGCCCATGTTTATCCAGTCCACCAGCCAGACGGCCGACGGCCAGGTGACCACACAGGTCAGCGCGGACTGA
- the nfyc gene encoding nuclear transcription factor Y subunit gamma isoform X3 → MSADSSFGGSSDAQQSLQSFWPRVMEEIRNLTMKDFRVQELPLARIKKIMKLDEDVKMISAEAPVLFAKAAQIFITELTLRAWIHTEDNKRRTLQRNDIAMAITKFDQFDFLIDIVPRDELKPPKRQEEVRQSVAPAEPVQYYFTLAQQPGAVQVQSQQQGQQASAPTATLQPGQIIITQPQQGQVLQGATMQQLQQVQVAQSQATPITSAPVTMQVGEGQQVQIVQAAAQGQAQTAQPAGQTMQVMQQIITNTGEIQQIPVQLNTGQLQYIRLAQPVSGTQVVQGQIQTLATNAQQITQTEVQQGQQQFNQFTDGQQLYQIQQVTMPAGQELAQPMFIQSTSQTADGQVTTQVSAD, encoded by the exons ATGTCGGCAGACAGCTCGTTTGGAGGGAGCAGCGATGCCCAGCAGAGCCTGCAGTCCTTCTGGCCACGCGTGATGGAGGAGATCCGCAACCTCACCATG AAGGATTTTCGTGTGCAGGAGCTGCCACTCGCCCGCATCAAGAAGATCATGAAGCTGGACGAGGATGTGAAG ATGATCAGCGCTGAGGCGCCGGTCCTGTTCGCCAAGGCGGCCCAGATCTTCATCACAGAGCTCACCCTGCGGGCCTGGATCCACACCGAGGACAACAAGCGGCGCACGCTGCAG aGGAACGACATCGCCATGGCGATCACAAAGTTTGATCAGTTCGACTTCCTGATTGACATCGTCCCCCGGGACGAGCTGAAGCCCCCCAAGAGGCAG gaggaggtgcgTCAGTCCGTAGCCCCAGCAGAGCCGGTGCAGTACTACTTCACTCTGGCGCAGCAGCCCGGGGCCGTGCAGGTCCAGAgccaacagcagggccagcaggcctccgcccccaccgccacccTGCAGCCCGGCCAGATCATCATCACCCAGCCACAGCAGGGACAG GTACTGCAGGGAGCCACTatgcagcagctacagcaggtGCAGGTGGCTCAGtcacaggccacgcccatcacG agCGCTCCCGTGACCATGCAGGTGGGAGAAGGGCAGCAGGTGCAGATCGTGCAGGCGGCTGCGCAGGGCCAGGCTCAGACTGCGCAGCCGGCAGGGCAGACCATGCAGGTCATGCAGCAGATCATCACAAACACAGGAGAGATCCAGCAGATTCCT GTGCAGCTTAACACAGGCCAGCTACAGTACATCCGTCTGGCCCAGCCCGTCTCTGGCACACAGGTTGTTCAAGGACAGATCCAGACCCTCGCCACCAACGCGCAGCAG ATTACGCAGACCGAGGTACAACAAGGACAACAGCAGTTCAATCAGTTCACTGACGGGCAG cAGTTGTATCAGATCCAGCAGGTGACGATGCCAGCGGGTCAGGAGCTGGCCCAGCCCATGTTTATCCAGTCCACCAGCCAGACGGCCGACGGCCAGGTGACCACACAGGTCAGCGCGGACTGA
- the nfyc gene encoding nuclear transcription factor Y subunit gamma isoform X1: MSADSSFGGSSDAQQSLQSFWPRVMEEIRNLTMKDFRVQELPLARIKKIMKLDEDVKMISAEAPVLFAKAAQIFITELTLRAWIHTEDNKRRTLQRNDIAMAITKFDQFDFLIDIVPRDELKPPKRQEEVRQSVAPAEPVQYYFTLAQQPGAVQVQSQQQGQQASAPTATLQPGQIIITQPQQGQVPLPVCIHTHTHALTHTHIHTHTRTHTHVHAHTHTHTHTHTAPCSPARSSSPSHSRDRYHCPHAHTHTHTHTHTHTHTHRTLQPGQIIITQPQQGQVPLPACTHTHTHTHKHTHTPPPCSPARSSSPSHSRDRYHCPHAHTHHTHTHTHTPPPCSPARSSSPSHSRDRYHCPHAHTHTHTHRHPAARPDHHHPATAGTGTTARMHTHTHTHTHALTHTHTHTHNIYTHAHAHAHAHAHAHAHAHAHTPAPCSPARSSSPSHSRDRYHCPHAHTHTHTHKHTHTHRHPAARPDHHHPATAGTGTTARMHTHTHTHTHTHTHTPHTHTHRHPAARPDHHPATAGTGTTARMHTHTHTHIHTHTHTRTHTATLQPGQIIITQPQQGQVLQGATMQQLQQVQVAQSQATPITSAPVTMQVGEGQQVQIVQAAAQGQAQTAQPAGQTMQVMQQIITNTGEIQQIPVQLNTGQLQYIRLAQPVSGTQVVQGQIQTLATNAQQITQTEVQQGQQQFNQFTDGQQLYQIQQVTMPAGQELAQPMFIQSTSQTADGQVTTQVSAD; encoded by the exons ATGTCGGCAGACAGCTCGTTTGGAGGGAGCAGCGATGCCCAGCAGAGCCTGCAGTCCTTCTGGCCACGCGTGATGGAGGAGATCCGCAACCTCACCATG AAGGATTTTCGTGTGCAGGAGCTGCCACTCGCCCGCATCAAGAAGATCATGAAGCTGGACGAGGATGTGAAG ATGATCAGCGCTGAGGCGCCGGTCCTGTTCGCCAAGGCGGCCCAGATCTTCATCACAGAGCTCACCCTGCGGGCCTGGATCCACACCGAGGACAACAAGCGGCGCACGCTGCAG aGGAACGACATCGCCATGGCGATCACAAAGTTTGATCAGTTCGACTTCCTGATTGACATCGTCCCCCGGGACGAGCTGAAGCCCCCCAAGAGGCAG gaggaggtgcgTCAGTCCGTAGCCCCAGCAGAGCCGGTGCAGTACTACTTCACTCTGGCGCAGCAGCCCGGGGCCGTGCAGGTCCAGAgccaacagcagggccagcaggcctccgcccccaccgccacccTGCAGCCCGGCCAGATCATCATCACCCAGCCACAGCAGGGACAG GTACCACTGCccgtatgcatacacacacacacacacgcactcacacacacacatatacacacacacacacgcacgcacacacacgtgcacgcacacacacacacacacacacacacacacacggcacccTGCAGCCCGGCCAGATCATCATCACCCAGCCACAGCAGGGACAGGTACCACTGcccgcatgcgcacacacacacacacacacacacgcacacacacacacacacacaccgcaccctGCAGCCCGGCCAGATCATCATCACCCAGCCACAGCAGGGACAGGTACCACtgcccgcatgcacacacacacacacacacacacacaaacacacacacacaccgccacccTGCAGCCCGGCCAGATCATCATCACCCAGCCACAGCAGGGACAGGTACCACtgcccgcatgcacacacacaccacacacacacacacacacacacaccgccacccTGCAGCCCGGCCAGATCATCATCACCCAGCCACAGCAGGGACAGGTACCACtgcccgcatgcacacacacacacacacacacaccgccacccTGCAGCCCGGCCAGATCATCATCACCCAGCCACAGCAGGGACAGGTACCACTGCccgtatgcatacacacacacacacacacacacacgcactcacacacacacacacacacacacataatatatacacacacgcacacgcacacgcacacgcacacgcacacgcacacgcacacgcacacgcacacacaccagcaccctgCAGCCCGGCCAGATCATCATCACCCAGCCACAGCAGGGACAGGTACCACTGcccgcatgcgcacacacacacacacacacacaaacacacacacacacaccgccacccTGCAGCCCGGCCAGATCATCATCACCCAGCCACAGCAGGGACAGGTACCACtgcccgcatgcacacacacacacacacacacacacacacacacacacacacaccacacacacacacacaccgccacccTGCAGCCCGGCCAGATCATCACCCAGCCACAGCAGGGACAGGTACCACtgcccgcatgcacacacacacacacacacacatacacacgcacactcacacgcgcacacacaccgccaccTTGCAGCCCGGCCAGATCATCATCACCCAGCCACAGCAGGGACAG GTACTGCAGGGAGCCACTatgcagcagctacagcaggtGCAGGTGGCTCAGtcacaggccacgcccatcacG agCGCTCCCGTGACCATGCAGGTGGGAGAAGGGCAGCAGGTGCAGATCGTGCAGGCGGCTGCGCAGGGCCAGGCTCAGACTGCGCAGCCGGCAGGGCAGACCATGCAGGTCATGCAGCAGATCATCACAAACACAGGAGAGATCCAGCAGATTCCT GTGCAGCTTAACACAGGCCAGCTACAGTACATCCGTCTGGCCCAGCCCGTCTCTGGCACACAGGTTGTTCAAGGACAGATCCAGACCCTCGCCACCAACGCGCAGCAG ATTACGCAGACCGAGGTACAACAAGGACAACAGCAGTTCAATCAGTTCACTGACGGGCAG cAGTTGTATCAGATCCAGCAGGTGACGATGCCAGCGGGTCAGGAGCTGGCCCAGCCCATGTTTATCCAGTCCACCAGCCAGACGGCCGACGGCCAGGTGACCACACAGGTCAGCGCGGACTGA
- the nfyc gene encoding nuclear transcription factor Y subunit gamma isoform X4 codes for MSADSSFGGSSDAQQSLQSFWPRVMEEIRNLTMDFRVQELPLARIKKIMKLDEDVKMISAEAPVLFAKAAQIFITELTLRAWIHTEDNKRRTLQRNDIAMAITKFDQFDFLIDIVPRDELKPPKRQEEVRQSVAPAEPVQYYFTLAQQPGAVQVQSQQQGQQASAPTATLQPGQIIITQPQQGQVLQGATMQQLQQVQVAQSQATPITSAPVTMQVGEGQQVQIVQAAAQGQAQTAQPAGQTMQVMQQIITNTGEIQQIPVQLNTGQLQYIRLAQPVSGTQVVQGQIQTLATNAQQITQTEVQQGQQQFNQFTDGQQLYQIQQVTMPAGQELAQPMFIQSTSQTADGQVTTQVSAD; via the exons ATGTCGGCAGACAGCTCGTTTGGAGGGAGCAGCGATGCCCAGCAGAGCCTGCAGTCCTTCTGGCCACGCGTGATGGAGGAGATCCGCAACCTCACCATG GATTTTCGTGTGCAGGAGCTGCCACTCGCCCGCATCAAGAAGATCATGAAGCTGGACGAGGATGTGAAG ATGATCAGCGCTGAGGCGCCGGTCCTGTTCGCCAAGGCGGCCCAGATCTTCATCACAGAGCTCACCCTGCGGGCCTGGATCCACACCGAGGACAACAAGCGGCGCACGCTGCAG aGGAACGACATCGCCATGGCGATCACAAAGTTTGATCAGTTCGACTTCCTGATTGACATCGTCCCCCGGGACGAGCTGAAGCCCCCCAAGAGGCAG gaggaggtgcgTCAGTCCGTAGCCCCAGCAGAGCCGGTGCAGTACTACTTCACTCTGGCGCAGCAGCCCGGGGCCGTGCAGGTCCAGAgccaacagcagggccagcaggcctccgcccccaccgccacccTGCAGCCCGGCCAGATCATCATCACCCAGCCACAGCAGGGACAG GTACTGCAGGGAGCCACTatgcagcagctacagcaggtGCAGGTGGCTCAGtcacaggccacgcccatcacG agCGCTCCCGTGACCATGCAGGTGGGAGAAGGGCAGCAGGTGCAGATCGTGCAGGCGGCTGCGCAGGGCCAGGCTCAGACTGCGCAGCCGGCAGGGCAGACCATGCAGGTCATGCAGCAGATCATCACAAACACAGGAGAGATCCAGCAGATTCCT GTGCAGCTTAACACAGGCCAGCTACAGTACATCCGTCTGGCCCAGCCCGTCTCTGGCACACAGGTTGTTCAAGGACAGATCCAGACCCTCGCCACCAACGCGCAGCAG ATTACGCAGACCGAGGTACAACAAGGACAACAGCAGTTCAATCAGTTCACTGACGGGCAG cAGTTGTATCAGATCCAGCAGGTGACGATGCCAGCGGGTCAGGAGCTGGCCCAGCCCATGTTTATCCAGTCCACCAGCCAGACGGCCGACGGCCAGGTGACCACACAGGTCAGCGCGGACTGA